The Bacillus vallismortis genome window below encodes:
- a CDS encoding sigma 54-interacting transcriptional regulator, with the protein MNSAPILNTFHNLIGEHQTFLDAKRIAKQFSLSELPVLITGKIGAGKDHFAQAIHQESSRNSEPFINVNCSIHSEESLMLELFGHDGNTGAFKKTAQGTLFLDEVWRMPASVQAQLLKALDSDTEKPRIICASAGGCAEHTFRQDLFYRLNILTLTLPELSERKSDIPLLTQYFLSNSGQQLFIDPSVFSMLEQHTFEGNVRELKNAADYMAAVSSGGTIHPYDVPPYIRGPIDGKALKKKAKLLTLMEKAEFLFILETIKALNEKGEPASRRIISEHSKNTQTSLTPQQVRSRLDYLEKKDYVTKSRGRAGTKITLEGLSFLETLKNQMI; encoded by the coding sequence ATGAATAGCGCACCAATACTCAACACGTTTCATAATCTGATCGGAGAACATCAAACATTCCTGGACGCGAAACGAATCGCCAAGCAGTTCTCATTATCGGAGCTTCCTGTCCTAATAACAGGAAAAATCGGAGCGGGAAAAGATCATTTTGCACAAGCGATACACCAGGAATCCTCGAGAAACAGCGAACCTTTTATTAACGTCAATTGCAGCATCCATTCAGAAGAAAGCCTTATGCTTGAGCTTTTTGGCCATGACGGTAACACAGGTGCGTTTAAAAAAACGGCACAAGGGACCCTTTTTCTTGATGAAGTTTGGCGCATGCCTGCTTCTGTACAAGCTCAGCTGCTAAAAGCGCTTGATTCAGACACGGAAAAACCGCGAATCATCTGTGCTTCTGCAGGCGGATGCGCGGAACATACATTCAGGCAAGACTTATTTTACAGACTGAATATTTTAACACTCACACTGCCCGAATTGTCTGAACGAAAGAGCGATATACCACTTTTGACACAGTATTTTCTCTCAAACTCCGGCCAGCAATTGTTCATTGATCCCTCAGTCTTTTCGATGCTTGAGCAGCACACATTCGAAGGCAATGTCAGGGAATTAAAAAACGCCGCAGATTATATGGCCGCAGTGTCAAGCGGAGGAACGATTCATCCATATGATGTGCCGCCATACATTAGGGGCCCAATAGACGGAAAAGCATTGAAGAAAAAAGCAAAGCTGCTGACTTTAATGGAAAAAGCTGAGTTTTTGTTTATTTTGGAAACAATAAAAGCGTTAAACGAAAAAGGAGAACCGGCCAGCAGACGGATCATTTCGGAACACAGTAAAAACACCCAAACCTCGTTAACCCCGCAGCAGGTCAGAAGCCGTCTCGATTATTTGGAGAAAAAAGATTATGTCACAAAAAGCCGCGGACGCGCCGGCACTAAAATTACTTTAGAGGGTTTGAGCTTTCTGGAAACGCTGAAAAATCAAATGATCTAG
- a CDS encoding hemolysin III family protein, protein MFTIKEEIANAITHGIGVLLSIPALVFLILFAANYGSAWDIVSFTIFGVSMLLLYLSSTLLHSITHKKTKDILEIIDHSAIYVLIAGTYTPFLLGPLKGTLGFTLLVIVWSLALGGIVFKIFFVKRFILLSTFVYLIMGWLMVIAVKPLYASLSGAGFSLLFLGGILYSVGTIFYIWKKIPFHHAIWHSFVLGGSAAMFFCVLFYCVKVPFIS, encoded by the coding sequence TTGTTTACAATCAAAGAAGAGATCGCCAATGCGATAACACACGGCATCGGTGTACTCTTATCCATACCAGCATTAGTATTTCTGATCCTATTTGCGGCTAATTACGGGTCTGCATGGGACATTGTCAGCTTTACAATATTCGGTGTCTCTATGCTGCTGTTATATTTAAGCTCCACACTGCTTCACAGCATCACACATAAAAAGACGAAGGATATTTTGGAGATTATTGATCATAGCGCCATTTATGTACTGATCGCCGGAACCTATACGCCTTTTTTGCTGGGGCCGCTGAAAGGCACACTTGGCTTCACCCTGCTGGTTATCGTATGGTCTCTTGCATTAGGCGGAATCGTTTTTAAAATTTTCTTCGTGAAACGCTTTATACTATTGTCAACCTTCGTGTATTTGATTATGGGATGGCTGATGGTTATAGCGGTTAAACCTTTATACGCTTCGCTGAGCGGAGCGGGATTCAGCCTCCTTTTTCTCGGCGGCATTTTATACTCGGTCGGAACCATCTTTTATATTTGGAAAAAGATCCCCTTCCATCACGCCATATGGCATAGCTTTGTATTAGGCGGAAGCGCTGCGATGTTTTTCTGTGTGCTGTTTTATTGTGTGAAGGTGCCGTTTATTTCGTAA
- the dfrA gene encoding dihydrofolate reductase DfrA, whose product MISFIFAMDANRLIGKDNDLPWHLPNDLAYFKKVTSGHSIIMGRKTFESIGRPLPNRKNIVVTSATASEFPGCTVVSSLKDVLDICSGSEECFVIGGAQLYTALFPYADRLYMTKIHHKFEGDRHFPEFDETNWKLVSSERGIKDEKNPYDYEFLMYEKKNSSEAGGF is encoded by the coding sequence ATGATTTCGTTCATTTTTGCGATGGATGCCAACAGGCTGATCGGCAAAGACAATGATTTGCCGTGGCATTTGCCCAATGACCTTGCATACTTTAAAAAAGTAACCTCTGGCCATTCCATCATTATGGGCCGGAAAACATTTGAATCGATTGGACGTCCGCTTCCAAACCGGAAAAATATTGTCGTCACATCAGCGACGGCTTCAGAATTTCCGGGATGTACGGTTGTCAGTTCGTTAAAGGATGTGCTGGACATTTGTTCAGGCTCTGAGGAATGCTTTGTGATCGGAGGAGCTCAGCTCTATACAGCGCTGTTTCCTTATGCGGACAGACTGTATATGACGAAAATTCATCATAAGTTTGAGGGTGACCGCCACTTCCCCGAATTTGATGAAACCAATTGGAAGCTGGTTTCTTCTGAGCGGGGGATCAAGGACGAAAAAAACCCGTACGATTACGAATTTCTGATGTATGAAAAAAAGAATTCTTCTGAAGCGGGAGGATTTTAA
- a CDS encoding thymidylate synthase: MKQYKDLCRHVLEHGEKKGDRTGTGTVSTFGYQMRFNLQEGFPMLTTKKLHFKSIAHELLWFLKGDTNVRYLQENGVRIWNEWADENGELGPVYGSQWRSWRGADGETVDQISRLIEDIKTNPNSRRLIVSAWNVGEIDKMALPPCHCLFQFYVSDGKLSCQLYQRSADVFLGVPFNIGSYALLTMMIAHVTGLEPGEFIHTFGDVHIYQNHIEQVNLQLTRDVRPLPKLRFAREVDSIFNFAFEDFIIEDYDPHPHIKGAVSV, encoded by the coding sequence ATGAAACAGTACAAGGATTTATGCAGACATGTGTTAGAGCATGGCGAAAAAAAGGGAGACCGGACAGGGACCGGTACAGTCAGCACCTTCGGATATCAAATGAGATTTAATTTACAGGAAGGTTTTCCGATGCTGACAACAAAAAAACTCCACTTTAAATCGATTGCGCATGAGTTGCTTTGGTTTTTAAAAGGGGATACCAATGTACGCTATTTGCAGGAAAACGGAGTGCGGATCTGGAATGAGTGGGCTGATGAAAACGGTGAACTCGGACCTGTATACGGTTCCCAATGGCGTTCTTGGCGGGGAGCTGACGGAGAAACCGTTGATCAAATTTCCCGCCTTATTGAAGATATTAAGACAAATCCGAACTCCAGACGCTTAATCGTCAGCGCCTGGAATGTCGGTGAAATTGATAAAATGGCATTGCCGCCGTGCCATTGTCTGTTCCAATTCTACGTGTCTGACGGCAAGCTGTCCTGCCAGCTGTATCAGCGCTCTGCTGATGTTTTTCTTGGTGTGCCGTTTAATATTGGTTCTTATGCCCTGTTAACTATGATGATTGCTCATGTGACTGGGCTTGAACCGGGAGAGTTTATTCATACATTTGGCGATGTCCATATTTATCAGAACCATATTGAACAGGTCAATTTGCAGCTGACGAGGGATGTTCGCCCGCTTCCGAAGCTTCGTTTCGCCAGAGAGGTTGATTCTATTTTCAACTTTGCGTTTGAGGACTTTATCATCGAGGATTATGATCCGCATCCTCATATTAAAGGAGCGGTCAGCGTATGA
- a CDS encoding phosphatidylglycerophosphatase A — MKKYTMNEMVDITKDMLNKRGVMIEDIARIVQKLQEKYNPNLPLSVCMENVEKVLNKREIIHAVLTGLALDQLAEQKLLPEPLQHLVETDEPLYGIDEIIPLSIVNVYGSIGLTNFGYLDKEKIGIIKELDESPDGIHTFLDDIVAALAAAAASRIAHTHQDLQDEEKEQDEKPVVR; from the coding sequence ATGAAAAAGTACACAATGAATGAAATGGTCGATATAACAAAAGATATGCTGAACAAACGGGGCGTTATGATCGAAGATATTGCGCGGATTGTTCAAAAACTTCAGGAAAAATACAATCCAAATTTGCCACTCAGTGTATGTATGGAGAATGTAGAAAAAGTGCTGAACAAACGTGAAATTATTCATGCTGTTTTAACAGGCCTTGCGCTTGATCAGCTCGCTGAGCAGAAACTTCTTCCGGAACCGCTGCAGCACCTTGTTGAAACGGATGAACCGCTTTACGGCATAGATGAAATTATCCCTCTTTCAATCGTTAATGTATACGGGTCGATCGGCCTGACCAACTTCGGTTATTTGGATAAAGAGAAGATTGGAATCATTAAAGAACTTGATGAAAGCCCGGACGGTATTCATACCTTTTTGGATGATATCGTGGCAGCACTTGCAGCAGCCGCTGCGAGCAGAATTGCCCATACGCATCAGGATCTGCAAGATGAAGAAAAAGAACAGGATGAAAAGCCTGTCGTCAGATGA
- a CDS encoding YpjP family protein, giving the protein MKMWMRKTLVVLFTIVTFGLVSPPAALMADKPSGQPSSLEQNDYTAFYDGHDLYDDESEDRRNPELLFQTYKEQLLDSAEDQSFVKFGSKIAPVIEDDYRKEIMPKIENVISDYLATLQEDEAYQDVVISSMPSAGKTEKIFNVYNRTTGKDLIRFHVRRDHPPHDGYWFNFHYHTAEDGFQSHHELGSIYWDRNTPPNWMSA; this is encoded by the coding sequence ATGAAAATGTGGATGAGAAAGACCCTTGTGGTTTTATTTACCATCGTAACGTTCGGGCTCGTATCTCCTCCGGCTGCTCTTATGGCGGACAAGCCCTCCGGACAGCCGAGCAGTCTTGAGCAGAATGATTACACCGCTTTTTATGATGGGCATGACCTGTACGATGATGAGTCGGAAGACAGGCGAAATCCTGAACTGCTTTTTCAAACGTACAAGGAACAGCTCCTTGACAGCGCTGAGGATCAGTCCTTTGTGAAATTCGGCAGCAAAATCGCTCCGGTCATTGAGGATGACTATCGGAAAGAGATCATGCCGAAAATCGAAAATGTGATTAGTGATTATTTGGCGACATTGCAAGAGGATGAGGCGTATCAAGATGTTGTGATCTCAAGCATGCCTTCAGCGGGCAAAACGGAAAAAATTTTCAACGTTTACAATCGGACGACTGGAAAAGATCTCATCAGATTTCATGTGCGCAGAGACCACCCGCCTCATGACGGCTACTGGTTTAATTTTCATTATCATACAGCAGAAGATGGATTTCAATCACATCATGAGCTTGGAAGCATATACTGGGACCGCAACACGCCTCCCAACTGGATGAGTGCGTAA
- a CDS encoding class I SAM-dependent methyltransferase: protein MITTSYRPSEHTVKTAKLLSKELDMPYCGRNKQTVENLLKSAERDLLVVGKERFELYTKQGAKFFFHPNTAMFRAKRFLRDEREPMLRAAGLSEGDTFLDCTLGLGSDAIIASMAVGETGSVIGIEKNHLVSVLVRTGLQSWQTGIEELQAAMSRIQVKNGDCYEYIKQLPDNSFDVIYFDPMFHEPVETSDGIAPLRNFAEDSALNEGCIKEAVRAARKSVVLKDHWKSPRFEQFGFNVTKRKTALFHYGVIQAASKTSP, encoded by the coding sequence ATGATAACAACAAGCTATAGACCGTCTGAACACACCGTGAAAACCGCAAAACTGCTTTCTAAAGAGCTTGATATGCCATATTGCGGCCGAAATAAACAAACGGTTGAAAACCTGCTGAAGTCAGCTGAACGTGATTTGCTTGTGGTCGGCAAAGAACGGTTTGAACTTTATACGAAACAAGGGGCTAAATTCTTTTTTCATCCGAATACAGCGATGTTCAGAGCTAAACGCTTCCTACGGGACGAGCGGGAACCGATGCTTCGGGCAGCTGGTTTATCGGAAGGAGATACGTTTTTAGATTGCACACTCGGGCTGGGTTCGGATGCCATTATCGCAAGTATGGCAGTAGGCGAAACGGGTTCTGTGATTGGAATTGAAAAAAACCATCTCGTGTCCGTTTTGGTGAGGACGGGGCTGCAATCATGGCAAACGGGCATAGAAGAGCTTCAAGCTGCAATGAGCAGAATCCAAGTAAAGAATGGGGATTGCTATGAATACATCAAGCAGCTTCCTGACAACTCTTTTGATGTGATATATTTCGATCCAATGTTTCATGAGCCTGTAGAGACGTCTGACGGCATCGCGCCTTTACGGAACTTTGCGGAGGATTCAGCTTTGAATGAAGGGTGTATCAAAGAAGCGGTGCGCGCTGCCAGAAAAAGCGTTGTACTGAAAGACCACTGGAAAAGCCCGCGATTTGAACAGTTTGGTTTTAACGTCACCAAAAGAAAAACAGCGCTGTTCCATTATGGTGTCATTCAAGCCGCAAGTAAAACAAGCCCGTGA
- the brxA gene encoding bacilliredoxin BrxA translates to MSMAYEEYMRQLVVPMRRELTGAGFEELTTAEEVENFMEKAEGTTLVVVNSVCGCAAGLARPAATQAVLQHDKTPDNTVTVFAGQDKEATVKMREYFTGQEPSSPSMALLKGKEVVHFIPRHEIEGHDMEEIMKNLTAAFDAHC, encoded by the coding sequence ATGTCAATGGCTTACGAAGAATACATGCGCCAGCTTGTTGTACCGATGCGCCGCGAGCTGACTGGAGCAGGTTTTGAAGAATTAACAACAGCGGAAGAAGTAGAAAACTTTATGGAAAAGGCAGAGGGCACAACTCTTGTTGTCGTTAACTCTGTCTGCGGCTGCGCGGCAGGCCTTGCGCGTCCTGCGGCAACACAGGCAGTCCTCCAGCATGACAAAACACCTGACAATACAGTGACTGTATTTGCGGGCCAAGATAAAGAAGCTACTGTAAAAATGCGTGAGTATTTTACTGGACAGGAGCCTTCTTCACCGTCAATGGCTCTTTTGAAAGGCAAGGAAGTCGTCCATTTTATTCCGCGTCATGAAATCGAAGGTCATGATATGGAAGAGATCATGAAAAATTTGACCGCTGCCTTTGATGCACACTGCTAA
- the ilvD gene encoding dihydroxy-acid dehydratase, whose amino-acid sequence MAELRSNMITQGIDRAPHRSLLRAAGVKEEDFGKPFIAVCNSYIDIVPGHVHLQEFGKIVKEAIREAGGVPFEFNTIGVDDGIAMGHIGMRYSLPSREIIADSVETVVSAHWFDGMVCIPNCDKITPGMLMAAMRINIPTIFVSGGPMAAGRTSDGKKISLSSVFEGVGAFQAGKINENELQELEQFGCPTCGSCSGMFTANSMNCLSEALGLALPGNGTILATSPERKEFVRKSAAQLMETIRKDIKPRDIVTEKAIDNAFALDMALGGSTNTVLHTLAIANEAGVEYSLERINEVAERVPHLSKLAPASDVYIEDLHEAGGVSAALNELSKKEGALHLDALTVTGKTLGETIAGHEVKDYDVIHPLDQPFTEKGGLAVLFGNLAPDGAIIKTGGVQNGITRHEGPAVVFESQDEALNGIINRKVKEGDVVIIRYEGPKGGPGMPEMLAPTSQIVGMGLGPKVALITDGRFSGASRGLSIGHVSPEAAEGGPLAFVENGDHIIVDIEKRILDVQVPEEEWEKRKANWKGFEPKVKTGYLARYSKLVTSANTGGIMKI is encoded by the coding sequence ATGGCAGAATTACGCAGTAACATGATCACACAAGGAATCGATAGAGCTCCGCACCGCAGTTTGCTCCGTGCAGCAGGTGTAAAAGAAGAGGATTTTGGCAAACCGTTTATTGCGGTTTGTAATTCATACATTGATATCGTTCCCGGTCATGTTCACTTGCAGGAGTTTGGGAAAATCGTAAAAGAAGCAATCAGAGAAGCTGGGGGCGTACCGTTTGAGTTTAATACAATCGGAGTAGATGACGGCATCGCGATGGGGCATATCGGGATGAGGTATTCGCTGCCGAGCCGTGAAATTATCGCAGACTCTGTGGAAACGGTCGTATCCGCGCACTGGTTTGACGGTATGGTCTGTATTCCGAACTGTGACAAAATCACGCCGGGAATGCTTATGGCGGCAATGCGCATCAACATTCCAACGATTTTTGTCAGCGGCGGGCCGATGGCGGCAGGAAGAACAAGTGACGGAAAAAAAATCTCTCTTTCCTCAGTTTTCGAAGGAGTAGGCGCTTTCCAAGCCGGAAAAATCAACGAAAACGAACTTCAAGAATTAGAACAGTTCGGATGCCCGACGTGTGGATCTTGCTCAGGCATGTTTACGGCGAATTCAATGAACTGCCTGTCCGAAGCACTCGGCCTTGCTTTGCCGGGTAACGGAACCATTCTTGCGACATCACCGGAACGCAAAGAGTTTGTCAGAAAATCAGCTGCTCAATTAATGGAAACGATTCGCAAAGATATCAAACCGCGTGATATCGTGACAGAAAAAGCGATTGATAACGCGTTTGCGCTCGATATGGCGCTCGGCGGTTCAACAAACACCGTTCTCCATACACTTGCCATCGCAAACGAAGCCGGCGTGGAATACTCTTTAGAACGCATTAACGAAGTTGCCGAGCGTGTACCGCACTTGTCCAAACTGGCGCCAGCATCAGATGTGTATATTGAAGATCTTCATGAAGCCGGCGGTGTGTCTGCGGCGTTGAATGAGCTTTCCAAGAAAGAAGGGGCGCTTCATTTAGACGCGCTGACTGTTACAGGGAAAACACTCGGAGAAACCATTGCCGGACATGAAGTAAAGGATTATGACGTCATCCATCCCCTGGATCAACCATTCACTGAAAAGGGCGGCCTCGCTGTTTTATTCGGTAATCTGGCTCCGGACGGCGCGATCATTAAAACAGGCGGCGTACAGAACGGCATTACGAGACACGAAGGGCCGGCTGTCGTCTTTGAGTCTCAGGATGAGGCGCTTAACGGCATTATCAATCGTAAAGTAAAAGAAGGCGACGTGGTCATTATCAGATACGAAGGGCCAAAAGGCGGACCTGGTATGCCGGAAATGCTTGCCCCTACATCTCAGATCGTTGGAATGGGACTCGGACCAAAAGTGGCATTAATTACGGACGGACGTTTTTCCGGAGCCTCCCGAGGCCTCTCGATCGGCCACGTATCACCAGAGGCGGCAGAGGGAGGACCGCTTGCCTTTGTTGAAAACGGAGACCATATCATTGTTGATATTGAAAAACGCATCTTGGATGTACAAGTGCCAGAGGAAGAGTGGGAAAAACGGAAAGCAAATTGGAAAGGTTTTGAACCAAAGGTGAAAACCGGCTACTTGGCCCGTTATTCCAAACTTGTGACAAGCGCCAACACCGGCGGTATCATGAAAATCTAG
- a CDS encoding conserved virulence factor C family protein → MKIKSIEPTPSPNTMKVILTEELPAGKSNNYKPDQAEGAPPVIAEILKIEGVKGVYHVADFLAVERNARYDWKDILPQVRSAFGMESAENTEGNRSEQESYGEVKVFVQMFSGIPMQVKLTDGEREERFGLPERFQQAILKLRSEASNVVFERTWKEQGVRFGDFNEIGHDVTEEIQAAYSDERLKRLTEAAVQGKGEAKQAVQRKAYKVTLDMLDDEDWKKRYAHLEQMDPKEEDIPVLQKALDDPKVSIRRQAVVYLGMIEISDVLPLLYKALEDKAVSVRRTAGDCLSDIGDSQAIPAMIKSLSDSSKLVRWRAAMFLYEVGDESAIEALRTAENDPEFEVSLQVKMALERIEHGEEAKGSVWKQMTESRKKGE, encoded by the coding sequence ATGAAGATAAAATCAATTGAACCTACGCCAAGTCCCAATACAATGAAGGTCATCTTAACGGAAGAGCTTCCGGCGGGCAAAAGCAATAACTATAAACCGGATCAAGCAGAAGGCGCACCGCCTGTTATAGCGGAAATCCTTAAAATAGAAGGCGTTAAAGGCGTATATCATGTCGCTGATTTTCTGGCTGTTGAACGGAACGCGAGATACGATTGGAAAGACATTTTACCGCAAGTCCGCTCTGCATTTGGGATGGAAAGTGCTGAAAATACAGAGGGAAATCGCTCTGAACAAGAGTCTTATGGAGAGGTGAAAGTTTTTGTGCAGATGTTCAGCGGCATTCCTATGCAGGTTAAATTAACTGATGGGGAGCGGGAAGAGCGCTTCGGGTTACCGGAACGCTTTCAGCAGGCGATCTTAAAACTCAGATCTGAAGCTTCAAATGTTGTGTTTGAGCGGACCTGGAAAGAACAAGGCGTCAGATTCGGTGATTTTAATGAAATCGGTCATGACGTGACAGAAGAGATTCAGGCCGCTTACAGTGATGAGCGGCTGAAACGGCTGACAGAAGCAGCCGTTCAAGGAAAAGGCGAAGCAAAACAAGCTGTACAGCGCAAAGCGTATAAAGTAACGCTTGACATGCTGGATGATGAGGACTGGAAAAAGCGTTATGCGCATTTGGAGCAGATGGATCCGAAAGAGGAGGATATCCCGGTTTTACAGAAGGCATTGGATGATCCCAAGGTGTCTATCAGAAGACAGGCTGTCGTATATTTAGGAATGATTGAAATATCCGATGTTCTTCCTTTATTATACAAAGCACTTGAGGACAAAGCTGTCTCAGTCAGAAGAACGGCAGGAGACTGCCTGTCAGATATCGGCGACTCTCAAGCCATTCCTGCTATGATCAAGTCGTTAAGCGACTCCAGCAAGCTTGTCCGCTGGCGTGCGGCTATGTTCCTGTACGAAGTCGGCGATGAAAGTGCCATTGAAGCTTTACGCACTGCCGAAAATGATCCCGAATTTGAGGTCAGCCTTCAAGTGAAAATGGCGCTTGAACGTATTGAGCATGGAGAAGAAGCAAAAGGTTCTGTTTGGAAACAAATGACAGAGAGCAGAAAAAAGGGCGAATAA
- a CDS encoding HD domain-containing protein → MKELKRIEQIRAWVQSVLTGESSGHDWHHVSRVADLALYIGEKENADLFIVEITALVHDLIDVKMPDAFRFSVSEVYDQLVFFGVGKEDADIVIHIITRMSFRDRDKLVIEPHSIEGKAVQDADRLDAIGAVGIARAFMFAGAKGHSLYGNDQSAYAHFFHKLLRLKDMMNTDTARKLAEERHDFMLQFVRQLEKDVPGINAETS, encoded by the coding sequence GTGAAGGAATTGAAGCGGATAGAGCAAATCAGGGCATGGGTCCAGTCTGTGCTGACCGGCGAAAGCTCTGGACACGATTGGCATCATGTATCAAGAGTTGCAGATCTTGCTTTGTATATTGGAGAAAAGGAAAATGCGGATTTGTTCATAGTTGAAATCACGGCTTTGGTTCATGATTTAATTGATGTCAAGATGCCTGACGCGTTTAGGTTTTCAGTGAGCGAAGTATATGATCAGCTCGTTTTTTTCGGAGTTGGAAAAGAGGATGCTGACATAGTGATTCACATCATCACAAGAATGTCCTTTCGGGATAGGGATAAGCTGGTGATAGAGCCGCACTCAATTGAGGGAAAAGCCGTACAGGATGCTGACAGGCTTGATGCCATCGGTGCTGTAGGGATTGCCAGAGCTTTTATGTTTGCGGGCGCAAAAGGGCACAGCCTTTATGGAAATGATCAAAGCGCCTACGCTCATTTTTTCCATAAGCTGCTCCGGCTGAAAGATATGATGAATACAGACACCGCACGGAAACTGGCAGAAGAAAGACATGATTTTATGCTTCAGTTTGTCCGCCAATTAGAAAAAGACGTACCCGGGATTAATGCCGAAACGTCGTAA
- a CDS encoding glutathione peroxidase, translating to MSIYHMKVRTITGKEMTLQPFAGKVLMIVNTASKCGFSPQLKQLQELYDTYRQEGLEILGFPCNQFMSQEPGDEADIQEFCETNYGVTFPMFSKVEVNGKNAHPLFVYLTEHAKGMLGTKAIKWNFTKFIVDRNGEIIGRYSPNTNPKELEDVIVKLLGQ from the coding sequence ATGTCTATATATCATATGAAGGTACGTACAATAACAGGAAAAGAGATGACACTTCAGCCTTTTGCCGGAAAGGTATTGATGATCGTGAATACAGCGAGCAAATGCGGCTTTTCGCCGCAATTGAAACAGCTTCAGGAGTTATATGATACATATCGGCAGGAGGGACTGGAGATCTTAGGGTTCCCCTGCAATCAATTTATGAGCCAGGAGCCTGGTGATGAGGCAGATATACAAGAATTTTGCGAAACAAATTACGGTGTTACGTTTCCTATGTTTTCAAAAGTAGAAGTAAACGGAAAAAACGCCCACCCGCTGTTTGTGTATTTGACAGAGCATGCGAAAGGGATGCTGGGAACTAAGGCAATCAAGTGGAATTTCACGAAGTTTATAGTGGACAGAAACGGAGAAATCATTGGCCGCTATTCTCCGAATACAAATCCGAAAGAGCTGGAAGACGTTATCGTGAAGCTGTTAGGGCAATAA
- the metA gene encoding homoserine O-succinyltransferase, with protein sequence MPINIPTHLPAKQVLESEHIFVMDESRAFHQDIRPQKIIILNLMPKKIQTETQLLRLLGNSPLQVHFTFLIPSTHTPKNTAREHLDEFYTTFSNIRHKKFDGMIITGAPIEHLAFEDVSYWEELKEIMEWSKTNVTSTLHICWGAQAGLYYHYGVEKIEMPKKIFGVFEHTVLSKHERLVRGFDELYYVPHSRHTDINMEQLQAVTELNILAASKEAGVCLIVSKDEKQVFLTGHPEYDTNTLLQEYERDLERNLSGVEAPKHYFAEDSKEPVNRWKAHATLLFMNWLNYYVYQETPYEWD encoded by the coding sequence TTGCCTATTAATATACCAACACACCTGCCGGCAAAACAGGTGCTTGAGAGTGAACATATATTTGTAATGGATGAAAGCAGAGCATTTCACCAGGATATCCGGCCGCAAAAAATTATCATATTGAATTTGATGCCGAAAAAAATCCAAACAGAGACACAACTTCTCAGATTGCTTGGAAATTCGCCTTTACAGGTTCATTTTACATTCTTAATCCCAAGCACACACACGCCGAAAAATACTGCAAGAGAACATCTTGACGAATTTTATACGACTTTTTCCAATATCCGTCACAAGAAGTTTGACGGCATGATTATCACCGGTGCGCCGATCGAGCATTTGGCGTTTGAAGATGTTTCATATTGGGAAGAGCTCAAAGAGATCATGGAGTGGAGCAAAACGAATGTCACTTCAACCTTGCATATATGCTGGGGCGCTCAAGCAGGTTTATATTACCATTATGGTGTGGAAAAAATTGAAATGCCGAAAAAAATCTTCGGTGTGTTCGAACATACAGTACTTTCAAAACATGAAAGATTGGTAAGAGGTTTTGACGAGCTATACTACGTGCCGCATTCCCGGCATACAGATATAAATATGGAACAGCTTCAAGCAGTGACTGAGTTGAATATTCTTGCCGCATCTAAGGAAGCTGGGGTGTGCTTAATTGTGTCAAAAGACGAAAAACAAGTCTTTTTAACAGGGCACCCTGAATATGATACAAATACGCTTCTTCAAGAATATGAAAGAGATCTGGAACGCAACCTTTCTGGTGTCGAGGCGCCTAAACATTATTTCGCTGAAGACAGCAAAGAGCCCGTGAATCGCTGGAAAGCGCATGCGACACTATTGTTTATGAACTGGCTGAATTATTACGTTTACCAAGAAACTCCTTATGAATGGGACTAA